CCAGGTGCAGTGGCGCGACGCGCTGCATGATGTCAACATGCCCGTGCTCGGTTCGGCGGTCGGCCACAACGTGCGCATCGGCTCGGGCTTTGTGATCTATCCCGGTCGCATGATCGCCTCGGATACGGTGCTGGCCTACGCCGATGATCACGCCGTGATTCCCAAGAATGTTCCCTCCGGCATCTATACCCGTCCGCCGGTGTTCTATCCAGAGCGCGATCCGCGCTTGCAGTTTGGCGAGTACGCGCTGACCCCAGCCGCATCCTATTCCAGCCTAGCCCGGGAGATCCACGATGCCCAACGAGACGCTGCTGATCGTTGAGGACGCGCCCGATATCCAGACGCTCCTCAAAATCTATTTCTCGTCGCACGGCTACGAGGTGCATACCGCCGGTCGCGGCAGCGAGGCGCTGGAGCTGCTGCGCCGCCTCACACCGCACCTGGCGCTGCTCGACGTCAACCTGCCCGACATGCTGGGCTACGACATTGGCCGCGCGATCCGCGCCAACCCACGCACGCGCAACCTGCCGATCATCTTCCTGACGGCGCGCACCGAAAAGCGCGACATCATGGTCGGGCTGGGCGAGGTCGAAGCCGATGCCTACGTGGCCAAGCCCTTCGACATCGAGTTGCTGCACCTGGAGGTGCGCAACGCGCTAAAGCGCTCGCGCCAGCGCGCGCAGATGCATCCGGTCACCAACTTGCCGACCGCCGAAGCGATCACCGAACAGTTGCGCGCACTGCTGAACCGCCAGGACTGGGCCCTAGCCTCGATGCGCATCGAACACTTCGATGAGTTTACCCAGGGCTACGGCTCGCTCAGCGGCGAAGATGTGCTCAAGTTTACGGCGATGCTGCTCAACGATGCGCTGGCCGAGCTGGGCCAGACCGATGATTTCGTCGGCCACCTCTCTACCGGCCCGGAGTTTGTGCTGATCACCACGCCGGAGCGTGGCCGCGCCATGATCGAGCGCGTCGTGGCGCGCTTCGACGACGAGATCGGCCTGCACTATAGCTACCACGATCGCAAAAACGGCGCGATGAAGCTGGTCGATGCCGACGGTAGCGAGCGCAGCGTGCCCTTTATGTCGCTGGCGATCGGCCTGCTCGATGCCCGTCACGGGCCGTTCTATGACATCCGCGAGCTAACCGAGGCGGTCGAGAACGCACGGCAGAGCGCGCGGCAGCAGAGTTCGGCGACTGGCAAGAGCGCGTTGATCATCGCCTGAAGGCCATCATGACCACGCACGTTCCGACTCGCCGCGCAGCGCACCGCCTGCTGGCCGCCCTGGCCGAAGCGCTGCGCGACGCGCCGACCACGCCCGAAGCATTGGTCGCCGCCAGCGCCGCACAGCTCACCGGCGCGCCCTGGGAGTTGCCCTGTACCCTGGCCCTGCGGCGCGACGACACGTGGACGCTCTTCGGCTACCAACCGCCCGCGGCCCAGCGCTGGCTGGATGGGCTGCGCGACGGCGCGGCGGAGGTTGCTCTGCCCACCCGCAGCGCGCGCCTGGTCGTCGCGCCCGGCCTGGAACTGGCCCTGGCGCTCTGGTCGGCAGCCCTCTCGCGCGATGCCTTTGCCAATCTGAGCGCCTGGCTGGCCACCCTGCTGGCACGCGCTGCCCACAGCGCGAGCTGGAACGCAGCAGCGGCGCCACACAACGGACATGCGTCGTCGCGGCATGACGATGTACCCCGGCTGCTGCGCGATGCGCTGGAGATTGGACGCCTGCTGTCCACGGCGCGCCCGCTGGACGAGCTGCTGCACGACGTCGCCGCGGCGCTGCAACCGCTGCTGGAAGCGCGCTGGGTCGGCATCGCGCTGGCCGGCGAGCGTCCGGTGGAAGGCTACCGCGCCGTTGCCTGCGTCGGCGCGCCGCGTGAGATGTTCCAGGCCCTGCTCGAAGCGGCGCCGCCCGGCCCGACCACAACCGTGCTCGACGGCGCTGCCGAGACGCGCTACATCACGCCGCTGCGCGATCCGTCCGGCACCACGCTCGGAATGATGGCCGTGGGCGTAGTGCCGCGCGATCAGGCGGCGCACGCCATGGTGATCGACGCGCTGGAGATCTTCGCGGCCCAACTGGCCATCGCCGTTCAGAACGCACGGCTGCACGCCGAGGCGCGCCGGCGTCTGGCCGAACAACAGGCCTTGACCCGCATCCAACGCGCTGCCGCGGCGACGCTCGATCTGCGCTGCATCCTGCGCGAGGTCTATGCCGGCCTGCGCGAGGTGCTGGCCTTTGAGAGCTTCCATGCCGTCGTCTATCAGCCCGGCCAGCCGCACAACGTGCTGGCGCTGACCTGCCAGGATCAGCGCTGGCAGGAACTTGAGACCACGCGCGACGAGCTGCCC
This is a stretch of genomic DNA from Kallotenue papyrolyticum. It encodes these proteins:
- a CDS encoding response regulator; this encodes MPNETLLIVEDAPDIQTLLKIYFSSHGYEVHTAGRGSEALELLRRLTPHLALLDVNLPDMLGYDIGRAIRANPRTRNLPIIFLTARTEKRDIMVGLGEVEADAYVAKPFDIELLHLEVRNALKRSRQRAQMHPVTNLPTAEAITEQLRALLNRQDWALASMRIEHFDEFTQGYGSLSGEDVLKFTAMLLNDALAELGQTDDFVGHLSTGPEFVLITTPERGRAMIERVVARFDDEIGLHYSYHDRKNGAMKLVDADGSERSVPFMSLAIGLLDARHGPFYDIRELTEAVENARQSARQQSSATGKSALIIA